In Acidimicrobiia bacterium, the DNA window GTACGCCTTCGAGAAGAACGAGAGCCCGGGGATGCCCGGGCTCTCGTCGGAGGAGTCTGTGTTGTGCGCTCAGCTCGCCTGACGCTGGCGGCGCCGCTCGGCGAGCCACCGCTTGCGAAGCCTGCGACGGTCGTCCTCGGCGTATCCGCCCCATACGCCTGCTTCCTGGTTCGTCTCGAGGGCGTATTGCAGGCAGGCCTCCTTGACGCTGCAGATGCTGCAGATGGCGACGGCCTTGGTGATCTGGTGGACGGCCGGTCCGGTCGTACCCACGGGGAAGAAGAGGTCCGGGTCGGAGTCTCGACAGGCGCCGAGTTCCCTCCAATCGGTGATGGTCAGCATTGGGCCCTCCTCCTCAGGTGGCTTTCTTGCAGCTCCAGGCGAGCTGGAAACATTGTGAATGTGAAATCTTTCACATGACCGGGCTTAGAAAAAGGGACCCGGTCCCTGCCCGCAGAAGTCTACGGATGGGTTGCGCGAATTCAAGCGCTTTTCCCGGAAATTTTCGCGAGGGCTGTCAGCTATCGTCACGGGGCCCCAATCGAACGGTCTCGAAGATGAGCATCGCCGAAGAGCTGAGAACAGAGCTACAGGACGCCATGCGTGCAGGCGACAAGCCCCGCGTGAACGTCGTCCGCCAGATCGAGTCGGAAGTCGCCG includes these proteins:
- a CDS encoding WhiB family transcriptional regulator, giving the protein MLTITDWRELGACRDSDPDLFFPVGTTGPAVHQITKAVAICSICSVKEACLQYALETNQEAGVWGGYAEDDRRRLRKRWLAERRRQRQAS